A genomic window from Lotus japonicus ecotype B-129 chromosome 1, LjGifu_v1.2 includes:
- the LOC130727921 gene encoding uncharacterized protein At4g19900-like isoform X2: MFLLYKFFPNATLTTDTERRTSKRMFHRRVLKRGAKLYISIFSLITISAIIFLIHDDGVIYHDSLEVLQGQSHRNEEEIKSTLALATHIALRSMQEQRDGVDKGSQRVLIAPLNVTEEERIAWFRGNLHEFKILKSNNLTRQFHARVQGFFNHDHQCESQFFMTWISPASSFGAREFFCLETLFKVHPGACLVILSRTLDSTHGHRILKPLLDRGFRVQAVSPDFSFLLKGTPAEAWFHQLRKGKKDPGLRNCIGAQSMDLGSKQWTRLNIAILIFDMNHPLLLRFIHEFALTFDGNKWGHNGPYMVSRVVAKLGKSPGFKFTILPPVAFYPVDWLKIGGFFRKPKTQGEAKWVDAKLIQLSGESYGIHLWNKQSSRFLIEEGSVIARLVSEHCVICNSL, translated from the exons ATGTTTCTTCTATATAAATTCTTTCCTAATGCAACACTCACCACAGACACAGAGAGAAGAACTTCAAAGAGAATGTTTCATCGCAGGGTACTTAAACGTGGTGCCAAGTTATATATATCTATCTTTTCTCTAATCACAATCTCTGCAATAATTTTTCTGATCCATGATGATGGTGTTATCTACCATGATTCTCTAGAGGTGTTGCAGGGTCAAAGTCATAGAAATGAAGAAGAGATAAAGTCAACTCTTGCTCTTGCTACCCACATAGCTTTGCGTTCCATGCAAGAACAGAGAGATGGCGTTGATAAAGGAAGTCAGAGAGTCCTAATTGCTCCTCTGAATGTtactgaagaagaaagaattgCTTGGTTTCGTGGGAATTTGCACGAGTTCAAGATTCTCAAGTCAAACAACTTGACAAGGCAATTCCATGCTCGGGTTCAAGGATTCTTCAACCATGATCACCAGTGTGAGTCTCAGTTTTTCATGACTTGGATTTCCCCTGCAAGTTCATTTGGTGCAAGAGAATTTTTCTGTTTAGAAACACTTTTCAAGGTTCATCCAGGGGCATGCTTGGTAATTCTATCAAGAACTCTAGACTCCACCCATGGCCACAGGATCCTGAAACCACTTCTTGATAGAGGGTTCAGAGTTCAAGCAGTGTCCCCagatttttcatttttgctAAAAGGTACTCCAGCTGAAGCATGGTTTCATCAGTtaaggaaagggaagaaggaCCCTG GTTTGAGGAATTGTATTGGAGCACAAAGCATGGATTTGGGTTCTAAGCAGTGGACTAGATTGAACATTGCTATTCTGATATTTGACATGAATCACCCACTTCTTCTCAGGTTCATTCATGAATTTGCATTGACTTTTGATGGAAACAAATGGGGGCATAATGGTCCTTACATGGTTTCAAGAGTGGTTGCAAAACTTGGGAAAAGCCCAGGTTTCAAATTTACAATCTTGCCCCCTGTAGCCTTTTATCCTGTAGATTGGCTTAAGATTGGTGGTTTCTTTAGAAAGCCAAAAACTCAAGGTGAAGCAAAATGGGTTGATGCCAAACTGATTCAGCTTAGTGGTGAGAGTTATGGAATTCATCTATGGAACAAACAGAGTAGCAGATTCTTGATTGAAGAAGGAAGTGTCATAGCAAGACTTGTATCAGAACACTGTGTCATTTGCAACTCTTTATAG
- the LOC130727921 gene encoding uncharacterized protein LOC130727921 isoform X1, with protein sequence MFLLYKFFPNATLTTDTERRTSKRMFHRRVLKRGAKLYISIFSLITISAIIFLIHDDGVIYHDSLEVLQGQSHRNEEEIKSTLALATHIALRSMQEQRDGVDKGSQRVLIAPLNVTEEERIAWFRGNLHEFKILKSNNLTRQFHARVQGFFNHDHQCESQFFMTWISPASSFGAREFFCLETLFKVHPGACLVILSRTLDSTHGHRILKPLLDRGFRVQAVSPDFSFLLKGTPAEAWFHQLRKGKKDPGEIPLFQNLSNLIRLAVLYKYGGVYLDTDFLVLKPLTGLRNCIGAQSMDLGSKQWTRLNIAILIFDMNHPLLLRFIHEFALTFDGNKWGHNGPYMVSRVVAKLGKSPGFKFTILPPVAFYPVDWLKIGGFFRKPKTQGEAKWVDAKLIQLSGESYGIHLWNKQSSRFLIEEGSVIARLVSEHCVICNSL encoded by the coding sequence ATGTTTCTTCTATATAAATTCTTTCCTAATGCAACACTCACCACAGACACAGAGAGAAGAACTTCAAAGAGAATGTTTCATCGCAGGGTACTTAAACGTGGTGCCAAGTTATATATATCTATCTTTTCTCTAATCACAATCTCTGCAATAATTTTTCTGATCCATGATGATGGTGTTATCTACCATGATTCTCTAGAGGTGTTGCAGGGTCAAAGTCATAGAAATGAAGAAGAGATAAAGTCAACTCTTGCTCTTGCTACCCACATAGCTTTGCGTTCCATGCAAGAACAGAGAGATGGCGTTGATAAAGGAAGTCAGAGAGTCCTAATTGCTCCTCTGAATGTtactgaagaagaaagaattgCTTGGTTTCGTGGGAATTTGCACGAGTTCAAGATTCTCAAGTCAAACAACTTGACAAGGCAATTCCATGCTCGGGTTCAAGGATTCTTCAACCATGATCACCAGTGTGAGTCTCAGTTTTTCATGACTTGGATTTCCCCTGCAAGTTCATTTGGTGCAAGAGAATTTTTCTGTTTAGAAACACTTTTCAAGGTTCATCCAGGGGCATGCTTGGTAATTCTATCAAGAACTCTAGACTCCACCCATGGCCACAGGATCCTGAAACCACTTCTTGATAGAGGGTTCAGAGTTCAAGCAGTGTCCCCagatttttcatttttgctAAAAGGTACTCCAGCTGAAGCATGGTTTCATCAGTtaaggaaagggaagaaggaCCCTGGTGAGATTCCTCTGTTTCAAAATCTATCCAATCTGATAAGGCTTGCAGTTCTGTACAAATATGGTGGTGTATACTTGGACACAGATTTCTTAGTCTTGAAACCTTTAACAGGTTTGAGGAATTGTATTGGAGCACAAAGCATGGATTTGGGTTCTAAGCAGTGGACTAGATTGAACATTGCTATTCTGATATTTGACATGAATCACCCACTTCTTCTCAGGTTCATTCATGAATTTGCATTGACTTTTGATGGAAACAAATGGGGGCATAATGGTCCTTACATGGTTTCAAGAGTGGTTGCAAAACTTGGGAAAAGCCCAGGTTTCAAATTTACAATCTTGCCCCCTGTAGCCTTTTATCCTGTAGATTGGCTTAAGATTGGTGGTTTCTTTAGAAAGCCAAAAACTCAAGGTGAAGCAAAATGGGTTGATGCCAAACTGATTCAGCTTAGTGGTGAGAGTTATGGAATTCATCTATGGAACAAACAGAGTAGCAGATTCTTGATTGAAGAAGGAAGTGTCATAGCAAGACTTGTATCAGAACACTGTGTCATTTGCAACTCTTTATAG